From Rhodohalobacter mucosus:
TCATCAATTGCCGCATTAACAGCATCAAGCGCCTGCTGGTATTCGCCGGTTACCATAAACAGCTGCACTTCATTCACTAATGGGTCCGTGGCTTCGCACGCCCAAAGCATACCTGCAGCTGCAATTATGAACAATAATGGTTTAAAACGTTTCATAAATAGTGACTATCAGTTCGTGATTGGTTATCAGATATATATCATGTTAAAAGTAACCATATAAAGCACCTTCCGCAATAATGGTATCTTCTCCCGCAGCTGATTTTTGTTTCATGATAATCGATCTGCAGGACCTATATTTAAGTGAGTTCGATTTAAAAAATGGAACTCAAAAGTCTCCTTTGCCCGTAGGGTTGCCTATGGTGAAGGTGAAGAGTCCGGCCCGGCTGTTGTGGCGGAGGAGGGAGACGACCGGTCCCGATCGGGATCTCTGTGGGGTTGAGCGTTGATTTGATTCAAACAATTAAATTTAAGCACTACGCCCACTATGTAACATCTCTCCCCGCCTGCGAGGCGGTACTCCCTTCAGGGAGACGACCGTTAACCTCCGTCAGCTGACGGAGAGACACTTTACGATAAATCTTATGTCGAACGGACGTTATATTAAACCCGGTTTAAATATATTGTTTCACTGAAAATCAGATTTCTTATGTCAAAGCAAATTGTATCCACGGATAAAGCACCCGCAGCTATAGGGCCCTACAGCCAGGCTGTAATTTTTAACGGAATCGTCTACTGCTCGGGACAAATCGCCCTTATTCCGGAAACAATGGAAATTGTTGAAGGAGGTATTGAAGAGCAGACGGAACAGGTTATGAAAAACCTTTCGGAAGTACTGAGGGCAGCCGGAAGTGATTTCAGCAATGTATTGAAATGTACCATCTACCTGGCCAGTATGGACGATTTCATTGTTGTTAACGGAATCTACGGGGCCAGTTTTCCGGAGAATCCTCCGGCGAGGGAGACGGTTGCGGTGAAAACACTGCCCAGGAACGTATTGGTTGAGATCAGCTGCATTGCCAGCGTGTAGTTTATCAAAAAGGCAGATTGCCAGGGTGTCCGGCTCCGGGAGGGTAAGTCACTATTGGGGAGCACGAAGTGTTGCACTTCCGGTTCGGCTGTTGCCCACACCGTCAAAAACTTCATAAGTAATCTCGTTTGAGGCATCGGGTGTAAATTCAGGGTGGTAATAGATGAGCCAGTCGCGGTCAGGATCATACTCAATAATGCCTCTCTCTCCGTTAATCAGAATCGTCGATTTTCTGTAGTTAATGCCGCTGTCCCTGTCAACCGTAGGGATGACCAGGATATGCTGGCCGGCAAGGTTTTTTTTGAAAGAGGGAGTACCTGTCCAGGGAGCTCTGTTATCCCGGTCAAGCCTGAGGTCACGGATCCGGGTTAACCCCGCCCTGAGCACACCGCCCGATACCCGTGAGGGTATAAAAGACTCCCGGTCTCTGTTATGGTCAATTTCGTACAGTGCCAGTCCGTCCTGATTTCTCATGTTGTCAGGGAGGATCATATTCAGTATCACAGGCTGCTGCAAAGGCAGATCGGTGGGCGAAAAAGCTACGCTCAGATCACCCGAAGCGGGGTTTTCGCTGATGCTTACCTTTACATCCAGCGAGTCAAAAAGAGAAGCCTCAGAGAATTGCAGCCAGAGTTTCTGGTTGGGAGTATGTAAAATATCATACTCTCCGGGCGCTATTGTCTTTCTGGCCGACATCCGTTCAGCAGAAACAAGAACCGGCTGAGATGATGCCTGCGTTGTAACCGAAAGGCCGGACGAAGAAGAAGCCAGCAACAGATTCGATAACCGTTTAAAATCCGTATCCCATCGGTAAAGGGGGTAGGGGTTTTGAAATTCGAAAGACGGATATGCAGGAATGTAGACTCCGTCAGACAGTGGCTTATCCACTGAAGCCGTGGAGCGGACAGTCAATCCCGCGGTGCTTTCATTTCCGTAAATATCCCTGGCCACTATCTGCAGTTCGTGCGTTCCCTCCGGAAGGTCCAGAACACCCTCATTAACTGATTTACTGTAAAACGGAAGGCGGTTGGCTGAAACCTTATAGAGCCTTTGATAGCCCCTGCGGGTTTGCGATAAAATAGGATAGGAACGGTCAAGAAACATGTTGTTGCCATTGGCAAAACTGAAATAGTCGGCGGTTGCTTTAAACAGTGTATCAGATTCCGACACCAGCACCAGGGAGTGCACTGCATAGACGTTCGGTGTGCGGTTTGCGCGGTCGTGAACATTCACAGCCAGCCCTGCAGGACCAGAAACCGTGATTTCCCCGAAATGATATGCGCCGTTTTCATTCCGGACAGGGATTACAGAGTGGCCGGTTCGGTGAAGGGTACCGGAATCGAGGTACTCCACGGCAAGCCTTGAAAAAACGGGAGGCAGGTTATCTGCCACGCTGAGATTTGAAAGCAGCGGATTAATCGGTGTATAGTCCGGGGAACGGATCTCAAAATGCAGGTGTGGCGGGCCAACGCCTGTTGAGCCCGAAAAACCGATAACATCTCCCTGTTTGTAATAGATTTGCTGCTGACGGGGGTAGTGGTCCAGTTCAAAGCGGTAATCGATCAGCCTTATGGAGTCGGCGTAGGCCTGCAGGTCCGGCTCAAACCTGTTCAGATGGGCATAGACGGTGAAAGAACCGTCAGCATGGCGCAGATAAATCACATTTCCATATCCGCTGGGACCCATTCCGATACGGTAAACATAGCCGTCGCGGGCTGCAAAAACCTTGTATCCTTCCCGGCCCCAAGTCCGGATGTCAATTCCCGAATGCAGGTGCGCGGATCTTGTTTCAGCGAAAGTTGAGGAGAGGTACCTGCTGGCGTCGGTGGGCCAGATGTAGGTAACCGAATCGGTTAAAAATTCAGTTGGTGCATTCTGAGCATATACTGCATGAACAGATAACAGGCAGAACAACACACTCAACAATATGGCGAATCTAGTCGGAAACATGCACGGTTAACGTTGATAAACCATTTTCAATTTCAGCAGAAACGGTGTCGCCTCCTATAACGGGGGAGACGCCCTCGGGTGTTCCCGTAAAGATGAGATCGCCCGGATAGAGGGTAAAACAGCCGGATAGATAGGATATGAGCTCTTCTGCTCTGAAGATCATATCGGAGGTTCTGCCGGACTGTCGCACGTCACCGTTTACCTCAACCCTGATTTCCATGTTCCCGAGATTGTGTTTTGCGGTATCATAGGGTACCAGGTTGCCCAGGGGGGCAAATGTGTTGAACCCCTTTGCAAGAGACCATGGCAATCCTTTTTTCTTGGCTTCAGACTGTACATCACGTGCAGTGATATCGAGGCCTACACCGAATCCTGCAATCGCTGAAAGGGCGTCATCTTTGTGAATATTTGAAACCTGTTTTCCGATCAGAAGCACCAGTTCCACTTCATGATGAACTTCACCCGACTGCTTCGGAATACGAACCGTTTCGCCTTCATGAATAATGCTGCTTCTGGGTTTCAGAAAAACCACCGGGGTTTCCGGTATGTCGCTGTTCATTTCTGCCGCATGCTTTGCGTAGTTTCTCCCGATACAATACAGGGTACCATACTGCATGCCGTGGAATCCCGGGATATCAAAGCTCATCGTGATGATTTTAGAGGGTTGTGGTTTGCAGGTTTTTGTAAAAGTAACAGATTGAACCCACAAAGGGAACAAAGGTGCAGAAACAAAAAAACCCCGGCAGAAGCTGCCGGGGTTGGTAAAATAATCGGATTAAATCAGATCAGAAGAGATTAAACCTCTTCGATAGAGACAAATTTTCTGCCGTTACCTTTTCTGCGGAAGGCTACCTTGCCGTCTGTAAGGGCAAAAAGTGTGTCGTCACCGCCGCGTCCTACGTTTTCGCCGGGATGAAACTTGGTTCCGCGCTGACGAACAATAATATTGCCTGCACGAACCACTTCACCGCCGTATTTTTTTACGCCGAGACGTTTTGATTCTGAATCACGTCCGTTTCTTGTTGATCCTTGACCTTTCTTATGTGCCATTGGGTTACCTCGTGGTCGTTAATTGCAGTTACGAAATTTTGTCAATTTTGAGCTGGGTAATGGGCTGACGGTGGCCGTTTTTAACCCTGTAGCCCTTTCTTCTCTTTTTCTTGAAAACGATCACTTTGTCTGTTTTCAGATGATCTACAACGGTTGCCTCTACTTTGGCACCTTCGACCATCGGCTTGCCAATTTTCACTTTTCCTTTTGCATCCTTGACAAGCAAAACGTCTTCAAGCGTAATTTTTTCTTCGCCTTCGGCGATTCGGTTAACAAAAACCGTATCATTTTCAGCCACTTTGTACTGATGCCCGCCGATTTTTACGATAGCGTACATAGAATATTAAACTCTTATTTGAGATTTTTTGATAGACTCCAAAGATAACGTATTTGAAGGAAATGTAAAACCCGGCTGATATAGTTTTTTTCAGTATTCTCTATTCGGACCTGCAGTGTATTCCAACAAAAATCATTTTCCTGTTTCTTCGAATGCAATGTTAATGTATTTTCATACGATTCCAATCCGCAATGATTACTTACAGAGCAATGAATAAATTACCGGATCTGCACAAAAAAGCATTCAAATACAAAAACCGGAAGAAATTGCAGCACGACGGCGGCCGTGCGTGGATTAAGGATTCCCAGCTTTTTGAGTCGCGAAAGGGTGTAAACGGTCACCTTGAAACCAAGAAAAAAAACTCATAAAGAGAGCCAGGGAAATTTTCTGTAATCGGGCTTCCGCTTCTCCAGAAAAGCATCCCTGCCTTCTTTCGCCTCATCCGTCATATAGGCCAGACGCGTGGCCTCTCCTGAAAAAACCTGCTGCCCCGTCATCCCGTCATCCACGAGGTTAAAGGCAAATTTGATCATTCTGATGGCTGTTGGGCTCTTGCCAAGGATTTCCCTTGCCCATTCGTAGGCCGTTTCCTCAAGCTCTTCATGAGTAACAGCAGCATTCACCATACCCATCTCCAGGGCTTCCTGAGCATTGTAGTTCCGTCCAAGGAAGAAAATTTCGCGGGCACGCTTCTGCCCAACCTGCCTGGCCAGCAGGGCAGACCCGTAACCTCCGTCAAAGCTGGCCACGTCAGCATCGGTTTGCTTGAATATCGCGTGCTCCCTGCTGGCCAGGGTCAAATCGCAAACCACATGCAGGCTGTGCCCGCCTCCAACAGCCCAGCCGGGTACAACACAAATGACCACTTTACTCATAAACCGGATGAGCCTCTGAATATCCAGAACATTCAGCCGCTGCACGCCATCAGGGCCCTGATATCCTTTGGCTCCGCGCACTTTCTGATCTCCGCCCGAGCAAAACGAGTAGACCCCGTCTTTTGCAGGGCCTTCACCCGACAACAGAACCACACCGATGGATGTATCTTCGCGTGCATCGATCAGCGCTTCCTCGAGTTCAAAAAGGGTTTGCGGACGAAATGCATTGCGTACTTCCGGCCGGTTAAATGCGATTCTCGCCACACCATCGCGTTTTTTGTAGGTGATATCCTGAAAATCTTTAACGGTTTTCCATTCAGACATGATAACGGGTCTCCAGTGTGTGTTTTATGATGTTTATAATTTCTTCGGGACAGTCTGCGTGTGCCCGGTGCCCGGCTTTTTGAACAATATGAAGAGAGCAATCATTGCAATTCTTCGACATGGCAGACATTCGGTGCACATATTTTCTATCCTGTTCACCCGCCATAAGATAGAGAGGCGACCGCAAGCGTTGCAACTGGTCACAGACGGAAGGCATGCTGCCGGTTCCGAATCCCCTCAGCGAGCAGGCGAGAAGTGCAGGGTCCTGCGCAAGCATGATGGTTCTGTAAACCTCTTTTTGATGATCCGGGGTTTGGGAAAAAAGAGGCAGGTCGAGCCACCTATCCACAAACGATTGAAAGTCTGTCTCGATTGACCGTGCTCTTTCTTCATCTTTCTGCCTTCGCAAAGCCCGCTGCTTTTCCGATTCAAGTCCGCAGTGGGAGCTTTCAATGAACAACCCGCTGAACAGGCCGGGATGCTTTACGGCAAGCTGAATCAGAAGCCTTCCGCCCATGCTGTACCCGTAACCGATCAGTTTTTCGAATCTGAACCTTGAAAGGACTGACCGGAGCTGGCTTACCTGCCGTGATGTTTTAAACAGTTCCGTTTTTGCGGGGGTTTTGGTGTGTCCGTGTCCGGCCAGGTCAATGAGGAGCGGGTTGCAATGATTTGAAAGCCTCTCAGCGAATTGTCGGAATGCGGCTCCGGACCCCATAAAGCCGTGCATCATCAACAGAACAGGTAAACGGCTGTCGTGATGCCGGTAATCAAGGTTATAACCAATTCCTTCAGAATATGCGATCATTTGTCCGGCAGGGATCCGAAATTCCAGAGCCGTTGCCGTATATCCATTGAGGCATCCGGGTCGGTTTTACATTCAATAATCAGCGCACCCTTGGGTGCTTTCTGCAGATCCAGTGAAAGCAGTGCGTCAGGAGTATCCACAAACTTGTAAGTGAGACCATGTGCTTGGGCCAAACGCTCAAACTGTACGTTTTGCGGAGTTTCAAAGTACTCTGTGTAATAATCGGAATACCGTGATACGGGCAGCATTCTGAAGATATTTCCCCC
This genomic window contains:
- a CDS encoding 1,4-dihydroxy-2-naphthoyl-CoA synthase, with the protein product MSEWKTVKDFQDITYKKRDGVARIAFNRPEVRNAFRPQTLFELEEALIDAREDTSIGVVLLSGEGPAKDGVYSFCSGGDQKVRGAKGYQGPDGVQRLNVLDIQRLIRFMSKVVICVVPGWAVGGGHSLHVVCDLTLASREHAIFKQTDADVASFDGGYGSALLARQVGQKRAREIFFLGRNYNAQEALEMGMVNAAVTHEELEETAYEWAREILGKSPTAIRMIKFAFNLVDDGMTGQQVFSGEATRLAYMTDEAKEGRDAFLEKRKPDYRKFPWLSL
- a CDS encoding fumarylacetoacetate hydrolase family protein, translating into MSFDIPGFHGMQYGTLYCIGRNYAKHAAEMNSDIPETPVVFLKPRSSIIHEGETVRIPKQSGEVHHEVELVLLIGKQVSNIHKDDALSAIAGFGVGLDITARDVQSEAKKKGLPWSLAKGFNTFAPLGNLVPYDTAKHNLGNMEIRVEVNGDVRQSGRTSDMIFRAEELISYLSGCFTLYPGDLIFTGTPEGVSPVIGGDTVSAEIENGLSTLTVHVSD
- the rpmA gene encoding 50S ribosomal protein L27, which translates into the protein MAHKKGQGSTRNGRDSESKRLGVKKYGGEVVRAGNIIVRQRGTKFHPGENVGRGGDDTLFALTDGKVAFRRKGNGRKFVSIEEV
- the rplU gene encoding 50S ribosomal protein L21 gives rise to the protein MYAIVKIGGHQYKVAENDTVFVNRIAEGEEKITLEDVLLVKDAKGKVKIGKPMVEGAKVEATVVDHLKTDKVIVFKKKRRKGYRVKNGHRQPITQLKIDKIS
- a CDS encoding RidA family protein, with the protein product MSKQIVSTDKAPAAIGPYSQAVIFNGIVYCSGQIALIPETMEIVEGGIEEQTEQVMKNLSEVLRAAGSDFSNVLKCTIYLASMDDFIVVNGIYGASFPENPPARETVAVKTLPRNVLVEISCIASV
- the menH gene encoding 2-succinyl-6-hydroxy-2,4-cyclohexadiene-1-carboxylate synthase, with translation MIAYSEGIGYNLDYRHHDSRLPVLLMMHGFMGSGAAFRQFAERLSNHCNPLLIDLAGHGHTKTPAKTELFKTSRQVSQLRSVLSRFRFEKLIGYGYSMGGRLLIQLAVKHPGLFSGLFIESSHCGLESEKQRALRRQKDEERARSIETDFQSFVDRWLDLPLFSQTPDHQKEVYRTIMLAQDPALLACSLRGFGTGSMPSVCDQLQRLRSPLYLMAGEQDRKYVHRMSAMSKNCNDCSLHIVQKAGHRAHADCPEEIINIIKHTLETRYHV
- a CDS encoding M23 family metallopeptidase; the encoded protein is MLFCLLSVHAVYAQNAPTEFLTDSVTYIWPTDASRYLSSTFAETRSAHLHSGIDIRTWGREGYKVFAARDGYVYRIGMGPSGYGNVIYLRHADGSFTVYAHLNRFEPDLQAYADSIRLIDYRFELDHYPRQQQIYYKQGDVIGFSGSTGVGPPHLHFEIRSPDYTPINPLLSNLSVADNLPPVFSRLAVEYLDSGTLHRTGHSVIPVRNENGAYHFGEITVSGPAGLAVNVHDRANRTPNVYAVHSLVLVSESDTLFKATADYFSFANGNNMFLDRSYPILSQTRRGYQRLYKVSANRLPFYSKSVNEGVLDLPEGTHELQIVARDIYGNESTAGLTVRSTASVDKPLSDGVYIPAYPSFEFQNPYPLYRWDTDFKRLSNLLLASSSSGLSVTTQASSQPVLVSAERMSARKTIAPGEYDILHTPNQKLWLQFSEASLFDSLDVKVSISENPASGDLSVAFSPTDLPLQQPVILNMILPDNMRNQDGLALYEIDHNRDRESFIPSRVSGGVLRAGLTRIRDLRLDRDNRAPWTGTPSFKKNLAGQHILVIPTVDRDSGINYRKSTILINGERGIIEYDPDRDWLIYYHPEFTPDASNEITYEVFDGVGNSRTGSATLRAPQ